The Streptomyces sp. NBC_00344 genome includes a window with the following:
- a CDS encoding TetR/AcrR family transcriptional regulator: MATRARRPERREKPLSRERIVEAAIWLLDASGEGGLTFRALAERLATGPGAIYWHVTGKDELLNAATDAVVAGTMTAGAAEATPKEAIHTLALGVFDAIDAHPWVGTQLALAPSQPPMMRVFEHIGRQVQALGVPRAAQFSAASALLNYILGVGGQNAANARGCRPGTNRAEFLNTTAAAWANLDPDEYPFTRGVADQLRDHDDRAEFLAGITLILAGITAVHSPAA; encoded by the coding sequence ATGGCAACCAGGGCACGTCGTCCGGAGCGACGAGAGAAACCGCTCTCCCGGGAGCGCATCGTCGAGGCTGCGATCTGGCTTCTCGACGCGTCGGGCGAGGGCGGACTCACGTTCCGCGCACTGGCCGAGCGCCTCGCCACTGGGCCCGGTGCGATCTACTGGCATGTCACCGGCAAGGACGAACTCCTCAACGCCGCCACCGACGCCGTCGTCGCCGGCACCATGACCGCCGGCGCCGCTGAGGCAACGCCGAAGGAAGCGATCCACACCCTCGCACTCGGCGTGTTCGACGCGATCGATGCCCACCCGTGGGTCGGCACGCAACTCGCCCTCGCTCCCTCGCAGCCCCCGATGATGCGGGTCTTCGAACACATCGGACGCCAGGTCCAGGCGCTCGGCGTACCCCGCGCTGCCCAGTTCAGCGCCGCGTCCGCGCTACTGAACTACATCCTCGGAGTCGGCGGACAGAACGCGGCCAACGCCCGCGGGTGCCGGCCGGGCACGAACCGCGCCGAGTTCCTCAACACCACCGCGGCCGCATGGGCGAACCTCGATCCCGACGAATACCCGTTCACACGGGGCGTCGCGGACCAGCTGCGCGACCACGACGATCGGGCGGAGTTCCTGGCAGGGATCACTCTCATCCTCGCCGGCATCACCGCGGTCCACTCGCCCGCCGCGTAG
- a CDS encoding VOC family protein has product MTTTLGAFVLGSPDPPALADFYRALLGWQEVDREPEWVRLRAPEQERPSLSFQLEADHTPPVWPQRPGTQQMQAHVDLQVDDLEAETERACALGATLEEHQPQKGVRILRDPHGHPFCLFLPGA; this is encoded by the coding sequence ATGACGACAACGCTCGGTGCCTTTGTTCTCGGTAGTCCCGATCCGCCCGCGCTGGCCGACTTCTACCGGGCCCTGCTGGGCTGGCAGGAGGTCGATCGCGAGCCGGAGTGGGTTCGCCTGCGGGCTCCGGAACAGGAACGTCCTAGCCTCAGCTTCCAGCTGGAAGCCGACCACACGCCCCCGGTGTGGCCTCAGCGCCCGGGCACTCAGCAGATGCAAGCCCACGTGGACCTGCAAGTCGACGACCTGGAGGCGGAGACCGAGCGAGCCTGCGCCCTGGGCGCCACGCTGGAGGAGCATCAGCCGCAGAAGGGCGTACGGATCCTCCGCGACCCTCACGGCCACCCGTTCTGCCTGTTCCTCCCGGGCGCCTGA
- a CDS encoding phytoene desaturase family protein, which translates to MPDAVVIGAGPNGLVAANLLVDAGWSVEVLEAQDEPGGAVRHDRGVDPDFASDLCSAFYPLAAASPVLASLGLEREGLGWSHAPKVLAHPLRDGRCAVLSRDLEETAASLEAFAPGDGAAWKELREVWETLRPGIIDALFTPFPPVRAGARLALQLRAAGGLRLARTMVLPVRRLGEEEFRGEGGRLLLAGNALHADLAPEAAGSGGFGWLMSMLGQTYGFPVPTGGAGALTAALVRRLTRRGGTVRCGERVTEVVVRGGRAVGVRTAGGEAVVARRAVLADVTAPALYGSLVAERHLPGQLLADLKRFQWDFATFKVDWALNSPVPWTCPEAAQAGTVHLAEGVDGLTRFAAQIAMGRVPDEPFALFGQMTTADPSRSPQGTESAWAYTHVPHRVRGDAGDDNLTGSWDAREQEAMADRVEAQVERYAPGFRAVIRARRILAPPTLEGMDANLHGGAINGGTTAMHQQLVFRPSPGTGRPETPVPGLYLASASAHPGGGVHGAPGANAARAALRRQRTGALSHLQIRLTHRDRKGQR; encoded by the coding sequence ATGCCGGACGCTGTAGTGATCGGGGCGGGCCCCAACGGGCTGGTCGCGGCGAACCTGCTGGTCGACGCGGGCTGGAGCGTTGAGGTCCTGGAGGCCCAGGACGAGCCCGGAGGAGCGGTCCGGCACGACCGAGGGGTCGACCCCGATTTCGCCAGCGACCTCTGCAGCGCTTTCTATCCTCTGGCTGCGGCTTCCCCGGTCCTCGCCAGCCTGGGGCTGGAGCGGGAGGGGCTGGGCTGGAGCCACGCCCCCAAGGTGCTCGCCCACCCCTTGCGGGACGGTCGCTGCGCGGTGCTCAGCCGTGACCTGGAGGAGACGGCCGCGAGCCTGGAGGCGTTCGCCCCCGGGGACGGGGCCGCGTGGAAGGAGCTGCGGGAGGTCTGGGAAACGCTGCGGCCCGGCATCATCGACGCCCTGTTCACGCCGTTCCCCCCAGTGCGTGCCGGAGCCCGGCTGGCTCTGCAGCTACGTGCGGCGGGCGGGCTGCGCCTCGCCAGGACCATGGTGCTGCCGGTGCGGCGTCTGGGAGAGGAGGAGTTCCGCGGCGAAGGCGGCAGGCTCCTGCTCGCGGGCAACGCACTCCACGCGGACCTCGCACCTGAAGCGGCGGGCAGCGGCGGGTTCGGCTGGCTCATGTCCATGCTCGGCCAGACCTACGGCTTCCCCGTCCCCACCGGCGGTGCCGGGGCGCTCACCGCCGCTCTCGTCCGCCGCCTGACGCGGCGCGGCGGGACCGTCCGCTGCGGAGAACGGGTCACCGAGGTCGTCGTCCGCGGCGGCCGGGCCGTCGGCGTCCGCACCGCGGGCGGCGAGGCCGTAGTGGCGCGCAGGGCAGTCCTCGCCGATGTGACCGCGCCGGCTCTCTACGGCTCCCTGGTGGCCGAACGGCACCTCCCCGGGCAACTGCTCGCCGACCTGAAGCGCTTCCAGTGGGACTTCGCCACGTTCAAGGTCGACTGGGCACTGAACAGCCCGGTTCCCTGGACCTGCCCGGAGGCCGCGCAGGCCGGAACCGTCCACCTCGCCGAGGGGGTGGACGGCCTCACCCGCTTCGCCGCACAGATCGCCATGGGCCGAGTCCCCGACGAGCCCTTTGCCCTGTTCGGCCAGATGACGACCGCCGACCCCAGCCGCTCGCCCCAGGGCACCGAATCAGCCTGGGCGTACACACACGTACCGCACCGGGTGCGGGGCGACGCCGGGGACGACAACCTGACCGGTTCGTGGGACGCCCGGGAGCAGGAGGCGATGGCGGACCGTGTCGAGGCGCAGGTCGAGCGCTACGCCCCCGGTTTCCGCGCCGTCATCAGGGCCCGGCGCATTCTTGCCCCGCCCACGCTGGAGGGCATGGACGCCAACCTTCATGGCGGCGCAATCAACGGCGGCACAACGGCCATGCACCAGCAGCTGGTCTTCCGCCCCTCCCCCGGCACCGGCCGCCCGGAGACACCCGTCCCCGGGCTCTACCTCGCTTCCGCCTCCGCGCACCCGGGCGGCGGGGTTCACGGCGCCCCTGGAGCCAACGCCGCGCGGGCCGCTCTGCGCCGGCAGCGCACCGGCGCCCTGTCCCACCTCCAGATCCGGCTGACCCACCGTGATCGCAAGGGACAGCGCTGA
- a CDS encoding SRPBCC family protein, which translates to MAVRHRLIRKPPEDVWEVLSDVERYGDWVVGTSQAELDEGQWPEPGAALRYEIKIGPITLHNRTVVRRSEPTAVLELEADSGPLGTARIAMELRPWGEHTLIILDEHPLRGVGGSLHNGLLDAVVQVRHRAMLSRLARLCEEAEGPARTHSGRPRPRTA; encoded by the coding sequence ATGGCCGTACGGCACCGGTTGATCAGGAAGCCCCCCGAGGACGTCTGGGAGGTCCTGTCCGACGTCGAACGGTACGGAGACTGGGTCGTCGGCACCTCACAGGCCGAGCTGGACGAGGGGCAGTGGCCCGAGCCAGGGGCAGCCCTCCGCTACGAGATCAAGATCGGGCCGATCACCCTGCACAACCGGACCGTCGTGCGTCGCAGTGAGCCGACCGCAGTTCTCGAACTGGAGGCGGACAGCGGACCGCTGGGGACCGCTAGGATCGCGATGGAACTGCGGCCCTGGGGCGAGCACACACTGATCATCCTCGACGAACACCCGTTGCGCGGTGTGGGGGGCTCCTTGCACAACGGCCTCCTGGACGCCGTTGTGCAGGTGCGGCATCGAGCGATGCTGAGCCGCCTCGCCCGGTTGTGCGAGGAGGCCGAAGGCCCGGCCCGCACCCATTCCGGGCGGCCCCGACCACGCACCGCCTGA
- a CDS encoding TIGR03086 family metal-binding protein — protein MPYRFADIIDRYLLSGSEFTRRLRTVRPEQWSAPTPCVEWDVRHLVNHMARGNLNYISLLDGGSAADFIRLRDEDALGGDPVSAYIRSMRQCAAAFRRPGALQQILDHPLSPMTGEQALAVRTTDATIHTWDLARALNAPEGLDPGLVAWIEDHLAEIYAGLAESPVSPDTTHRFFAAPGTPLPAGEARQARLLRLMGR, from the coding sequence ATGCCCTACCGCTTCGCCGACATCATCGACCGCTATCTGCTCTCCGGTTCCGAGTTCACCCGCAGGCTGCGCACCGTACGCCCCGAACAGTGGTCGGCACCCACTCCCTGCGTGGAATGGGACGTCCGCCACCTGGTCAACCACATGGCCCGGGGAAACCTCAACTACATCTCCTTGCTGGACGGCGGCTCGGCCGCCGACTTCATCCGGCTCCGGGACGAGGACGCCCTGGGAGGCGATCCGGTGAGCGCATACATCCGGTCGATGCGGCAGTGCGCCGCGGCGTTCCGGAGGCCGGGCGCTCTTCAGCAGATCCTGGACCATCCCCTGAGCCCCATGACCGGTGAACAGGCCCTCGCCGTCCGCACCACGGACGCGACCATTCACACGTGGGACCTGGCCCGAGCACTCAACGCTCCCGAGGGACTCGATCCGGGGCTGGTCGCCTGGATCGAGGACCATCTCGCAGAAATCTACGCCGGCTTGGCGGAGTCGCCCGTCTCCCCCGACACCACCCACCGCTTCTTCGCCGCCCCAGGAACTCCGCTGCCGGCCGGGGAAGCCCGACAGGCCAGGTTGCTGCGGCTGATGGGCCGCTGA
- a CDS encoding SDR family NAD(P)-dependent oxidoreductase yields the protein MKLEHADRPVALISGSTSGIGEGIARRLASDGMRVVVHSRRSVEAGKALAEELGGTYVQADLAVEEEARGLVETVLDRFGRLDVLVNNAGLSWPIPHDDLAAATAADWRQLLEVNLIAPWVLCTTALPALRQSPAGGSIVNITSHAGVRPKGSSVPYAASKAALNHVTRLLAAALGPDVRVNAVAPGLVDTPMTKDWAQAHELWRDRAPMGRPAQPTDVADLVASVLTSTYLTGEVIVLDGGLNLT from the coding sequence ATGAAGCTTGAACATGCCGATCGTCCCGTTGCCCTGATCAGCGGGTCCACGTCGGGGATCGGGGAGGGCATCGCGCGGAGGCTGGCGTCGGACGGTATGCGGGTCGTCGTGCACTCGCGGCGCAGCGTGGAGGCCGGGAAGGCGCTGGCGGAGGAGCTCGGCGGGACGTACGTGCAGGCGGACCTGGCAGTGGAGGAGGAAGCCCGGGGACTGGTCGAGACGGTGCTCGACCGGTTCGGGCGGCTCGACGTGCTGGTGAACAACGCGGGCCTCAGCTGGCCGATCCCGCATGACGACCTGGCCGCGGCGACGGCCGCAGACTGGCGGCAGCTGCTGGAGGTCAACCTGATCGCGCCATGGGTGCTGTGCACAACGGCGCTTCCGGCACTGCGCCAATCCCCCGCAGGCGGCAGCATAGTGAACATCACCAGCCATGCCGGGGTACGCCCCAAGGGCTCGTCGGTGCCGTACGCGGCGAGCAAGGCCGCGCTCAATCATGTGACCCGGCTGCTGGCAGCCGCCCTCGGGCCGGACGTGCGGGTCAACGCCGTCGCGCCTGGACTGGTGGACACGCCGATGACGAAGGACTGGGCGCAGGCGCACGAGCTGTGGCGGGACCGCGCGCCCATGGGCCGCCCCGCCCAGCCCACCGACGTGGCCGACCTGGTGGCATCGGTGCTCACCAGCACCTACCTCACCGGGGAGGTCATCGTGCTCGACGGTGGACTGAACCTGACCTGA
- a CDS encoding GNAT family N-acetyltransferase has translation MTSHDAPGGSRVAPAGLVIRPETADDHRDVREVHTRAFGDSDRVPGLVEALRVAEAALAPMSFVATVGDRVVGHVLLSATRLDAPRRIVDVLSLSPLGVVPEFRREGVGTQLIAYALAAADSQGVPLVFLEGSPHYYGTRGFEGAGAVGLRSPSLRIPEPAFQVARLSAHEPWMTGTFVYSEVFWAFDCVGLRDREA, from the coding sequence ATGACGTCACATGATGCGCCTGGAGGCTCTCGGGTGGCCCCGGCCGGGCTGGTGATCCGGCCAGAGACCGCCGACGATCACCGGGACGTGCGCGAGGTTCATACGCGCGCCTTCGGTGACAGCGATCGCGTCCCCGGGCTGGTGGAGGCACTTCGTGTTGCGGAGGCCGCGTTGGCGCCGATGTCCTTCGTCGCAACCGTTGGTGACCGGGTCGTCGGGCATGTCCTGCTGAGCGCGACGCGGTTGGACGCTCCACGCCGGATCGTGGACGTCCTGTCCCTGTCACCGCTGGGCGTGGTCCCGGAGTTCCGGCGTGAGGGTGTCGGTACTCAGCTCATCGCGTACGCCCTCGCGGCGGCTGACAGCCAGGGTGTGCCGTTGGTATTCCTGGAGGGTTCGCCGCACTACTACGGCACACGCGGCTTCGAAGGTGCCGGCGCGGTGGGCCTCCGTTCGCCGTCTCTGCGTATTCCTGAACCTGCGTTCCAGGTCGCTCGGTTGTCCGCTCACGAGCCGTGGATGACGGGCACCTTCGTCTACTCAGAGGTCTTCTGGGCCTTTGACTGCGTCGGCCTGCGCGACCGGGAGGCCTGA
- a CDS encoding ABC transporter substrate-binding protein, whose amino-acid sequence MAAGLSGCDGAAGGKGRVLHVLVGADPSHAAARRAWMARIEREFTAETGATVSFDTFSSAGDEQTRIQSSILSGTGPDIYSIGTTFTPVAYATGSFRVLTGSDWKRIGGRDKFMPSALAMSGPDAQHDIGVPLSERPYGMLYNTALFHSAGISSPPKTWDQFLTDAKKLTNRKAGVYGTAMDYADPYDPWKFIWTFALQSGARLTSDNVSKAQLDDPRIAGAVDHYFDFLGTQHVVDPASVGWNSAQATAAFAAGKAAMLPMVNPQAAATLEKSAVRGTYRFVPLPLVPFGATARPHGGLAAGSIVSGDNLVVAGYTKHANLAMDFLALVTSTPEQKYYNRAFGDLPSVASAARGRVASDSRIAEYIAAEKTSIPTTFSGAWAQIQLGLGNVVAQSLPALAKGGYDPSAVRRLLSTANDTVQSSLNEQRH is encoded by the coding sequence ATGGCGGCTGGACTCTCCGGGTGTGACGGCGCCGCCGGTGGCAAGGGAAGAGTCCTTCATGTGCTGGTCGGCGCCGACCCCAGCCACGCTGCGGCACGGCGGGCCTGGATGGCGCGGATCGAGCGGGAGTTCACAGCAGAGACGGGAGCCACGGTTTCCTTCGACACTTTCTCCTCTGCCGGTGACGAACAGACCAGGATCCAGAGCTCCATTCTCAGCGGCACCGGCCCTGACATCTACAGCATCGGCACCACCTTCACGCCGGTGGCTTACGCCACTGGAAGCTTCCGCGTCCTCACGGGATCGGATTGGAAGCGGATCGGCGGGCGGGACAAGTTCATGCCGAGCGCGCTGGCGATGTCCGGACCGGATGCGCAGCACGACATCGGCGTACCCCTCTCGGAGCGCCCGTACGGGATGCTCTACAACACCGCCCTGTTCCACTCCGCAGGCATCAGCTCTCCGCCGAAGACCTGGGATCAATTCCTGACCGACGCGAAGAAGTTGACCAATCGGAAAGCCGGTGTCTACGGGACGGCGATGGACTATGCCGACCCCTACGACCCATGGAAGTTCATCTGGACTTTCGCCCTGCAGTCCGGTGCGCGGTTGACCAGCGACAACGTGAGCAAGGCTCAGCTCGATGATCCGCGGATCGCGGGCGCGGTCGACCACTACTTCGACTTCCTCGGCACCCAGCATGTCGTCGACCCGGCCTCCGTCGGGTGGAACTCCGCGCAAGCAACGGCGGCGTTCGCGGCAGGTAAGGCAGCGATGCTGCCGATGGTGAACCCGCAGGCCGCAGCAACGCTCGAAAAGTCCGCGGTCAGGGGCACATACCGTTTCGTTCCACTTCCGCTCGTACCGTTCGGCGCCACCGCCCGTCCTCACGGCGGCCTGGCGGCCGGAAGTATCGTTTCAGGCGACAATCTCGTCGTCGCCGGCTACACCAAGCATGCGAACCTGGCCATGGACTTTCTCGCCCTGGTGACCAGCACTCCCGAGCAGAAGTACTACAACCGTGCCTTCGGCGATCTTCCGTCTGTGGCTTCCGCTGCGCGTGGCCGCGTAGCGAGCGACAGCCGAATCGCGGAATACATCGCAGCTGAGAAGACATCGATACCCACCACCTTCAGTGGGGCCTGGGCTCAAATTCAGCTTGGCCTGGGCAACGTCGTGGCCCAGAGCCTGCCGGCACTGGCGAAGGGCGGCTACGACCCGTCGGCGGTCCGGCGGTTGTTGTCCACGGCGAACGACACGGTCCAGTCCTCCCTGAACGAACAGAGGCACTGA
- a CDS encoding carbohydrate ABC transporter permease, giving the protein MSRLIPVEGRSRVFTSGIAAALSGKVAHRRERRPLWLMWPAVSLLLLVVVIPFVLAVFMSFSRLNQYTLRHWLSAPWAGVDNYVAALRTSGLLHSLWLSVAFSVLTTAIAAPLGVLAALSVNGRFRGRGLVRSIYLVPYVIPVFVTGTMWRIVLQPTGQVNHLLQQLGLGEDTQWLVGSTSFWTLVGVDVWASWAFIYLMVLAGLQTIPSETYEAADLDGVGWWQKTIHVVLPQIKGQLALGLLLSTLHHFNNFTLPFLLFGSPAPDAVNLLPINIYQTSFQVFQFGLGAAMSVVSLILMAIPAVAYTRSARLDGRVQEVSA; this is encoded by the coding sequence ATGAGCCGATTGATCCCCGTGGAAGGCAGGTCAAGGGTGTTCACGTCAGGTATCGCCGCCGCCCTGTCCGGCAAGGTGGCACACCGCCGTGAGCGACGGCCGTTGTGGCTGATGTGGCCCGCCGTGAGCTTGCTCCTCCTGGTCGTCGTCATCCCCTTCGTGCTCGCCGTCTTCATGAGCTTCAGCCGACTCAATCAGTACACGCTGCGGCACTGGCTGAGCGCGCCGTGGGCGGGAGTGGACAACTACGTCGCAGCCCTGCGGACGTCGGGGCTGCTGCATTCCCTGTGGCTGAGCGTCGCGTTCTCGGTGCTCACCACCGCGATCGCCGCACCGTTGGGAGTGCTTGCCGCGCTGTCCGTCAACGGCCGCTTCCGCGGCAGGGGCCTCGTGCGCTCGATCTACCTGGTGCCGTACGTGATCCCGGTCTTCGTGACCGGCACGATGTGGCGGATCGTTCTGCAACCCACAGGCCAGGTCAACCATCTGCTGCAGCAACTCGGACTCGGCGAGGACACGCAGTGGCTGGTCGGATCCACCAGTTTCTGGACACTTGTCGGCGTCGACGTGTGGGCCTCGTGGGCGTTCATCTATCTGATGGTGCTCGCAGGCCTGCAGACGATCCCCTCCGAAACATACGAGGCGGCCGACCTCGACGGCGTCGGATGGTGGCAGAAGACGATCCATGTGGTGCTGCCGCAGATCAAGGGTCAGCTTGCCCTGGGCTTGCTGCTCAGTACGCTGCACCATTTCAACAATTTCACACTGCCGTTCCTGTTGTTCGGCAGCCCCGCACCCGACGCGGTCAACCTGCTTCCCATCAATATCTACCAAACCTCATTCCAGGTATTCCAATTCGGCCTGGGGGCGGCGATGTCAGTGGTCTCCCTGATTCTGATGGCCATTCCCGCAGTGGCGTACACGCGAAGTGCGCGACTTGATGGGCGAGTTCAGGAGGTGAGCGCATGA
- a CDS encoding carbohydrate ABC transporter permease, with protein MNWRPREPEAVLPDGLRRLVITAMAAFAGIPVLFMLLMSVTPDDQVAAGKLWPTHFAFSNYLTMWSTVSLADGLFNSVVAALVAAVVATLVAVGAAYCLTRFVFSGQRPFLVSLVMMQSLPQSLLILPLVVVFSSLGNALGVAIIGSRGGLIVTYLTFALPLATWVMVTHLRAIPASLEEAGLVDGLTRFGTLRLIILPLSWPGMVVALVFSFLLGWNDVLYASILTGPDTRTAAVQLQQLGQSIEGGAIPLYGQLMGASVICAIPVVVLYLAFQRQLTGGLTSGGVKG; from the coding sequence ATGAACTGGCGTCCCCGTGAACCGGAAGCCGTACTGCCGGACGGACTGCGCAGACTCGTGATCACGGCGATGGCTGCTTTCGCCGGGATTCCTGTGCTGTTCATGCTGCTGATGTCGGTCACCCCGGATGACCAGGTGGCGGCCGGCAAGCTATGGCCGACGCATTTCGCGTTCAGTAACTACCTGACCATGTGGAGCACCGTCTCCCTGGCGGACGGATTGTTCAACAGTGTGGTCGCCGCGCTGGTGGCTGCCGTCGTCGCCACGCTGGTCGCAGTGGGCGCCGCGTATTGCCTGACCCGGTTCGTTTTTTCCGGCCAACGGCCCTTCCTCGTAAGCCTGGTGATGATGCAATCACTGCCGCAATCGTTGTTGATCCTGCCCTTGGTGGTGGTATTCTCGTCGCTCGGAAATGCATTGGGTGTGGCGATCATCGGCAGCCGCGGTGGTCTGATCGTCACTTACCTGACCTTCGCGCTGCCTCTCGCGACGTGGGTCATGGTGACCCACTTGCGCGCAATCCCCGCATCCCTGGAGGAAGCCGGTCTCGTCGACGGTCTCACCCGGTTCGGAACGCTGCGCCTGATCATCCTGCCGCTGTCCTGGCCAGGCATGGTGGTGGCCCTGGTCTTCTCGTTCCTGCTGGGATGGAACGACGTGCTCTACGCGAGCATCCTCACCGGCCCCGATACCCGAACCGCCGCCGTGCAGCTGCAGCAGCTAGGCCAGAGCATCGAGGGCGGAGCCATTCCGCTCTACGGCCAGCTGATGGGCGCATCGGTCATCTGCGCCATCCCCGTCGTGGTGCTCTACCTCGCTTTCCAACGTCAGCTCACCGGCGGACTGACCTCCGGCGGCGTCAAGGGCTGA
- a CDS encoding sugar phosphate isomerase/epimerase family protein, with protein MWTLSGFADEISPDLDQQCRQLRELGIGHMEFRSAWDTNVLDLDDAQLDRVCKTLAGNSLRTSAVGSPIGKIGVHDDFDDHLRRFDRALHVAERLQTSYIRIFSFFLPEGDEPSTHRDEVLRRMAALAERARGHDVVLLHENEKHIYGDTPDRCLDIVESVGSEQLRLTWDSANFVQCGVQPHTEGYAMLRPHLEYIQIKDADRGTSKPVPAGEGHGEVRETLRALRTDGFDGFFSLEPHLVAAGPMGGFSGSELFATAHRAFTGLLNDEGIEYK; from the coding sequence ATGTGGACGCTGTCCGGCTTCGCCGACGAGATTTCACCGGACCTCGACCAGCAGTGCCGTCAGCTGCGGGAACTCGGTATCGGGCACATGGAGTTTCGCAGTGCCTGGGACACCAATGTGCTCGACCTGGACGACGCGCAACTCGACCGGGTGTGCAAGACGCTGGCCGGGAACAGTCTGCGCACCTCAGCGGTGGGCTCGCCGATCGGTAAGATCGGCGTGCACGACGACTTCGATGACCATCTGCGCCGGTTCGACCGCGCCCTGCACGTCGCCGAACGACTCCAGACTTCCTACATCCGGATTTTCTCCTTCTTCCTCCCTGAAGGCGACGAACCGTCGACGCACCGCGACGAGGTCTTGCGGCGCATGGCCGCCCTTGCCGAGCGGGCCCGTGGACACGATGTGGTGCTCCTGCACGAGAACGAGAAGCACATCTACGGCGACACTCCGGACCGGTGCCTCGACATTGTCGAGTCGGTCGGGTCCGAGCAGCTGCGGCTCACCTGGGACTCGGCGAATTTCGTCCAGTGCGGTGTCCAGCCCCACACGGAGGGCTACGCGATGCTCCGTCCGCACCTGGAATACATACAGATCAAGGACGCGGATCGAGGAACGAGCAAGCCCGTGCCGGCGGGGGAGGGACACGGCGAGGTCCGCGAGACCCTCAGGGCGCTGCGAACCGACGGCTTCGACGGGTTCTTCTCCCTCGAACCCCATCTGGTCGCGGCCGGCCCGATGGGCGGGTTCAGCGGATCCGAGCTGTTCGCCACCGCACACCGGGCCTTCACCGGACTGCTCAACGACGAGGGCATCGAGTACAAGTGA
- a CDS encoding Gfo/Idh/MocA family protein gives MRFAIIGAGVIGRTHAAAINELGPEAELTLVVDEMPARAMEVAEAHGAEYGTSSAQALDRDDIDAVAICTPSGQHAALAVAALEAGKHIVVEKPLDVTLEAALRVVDAERRSGRTATVISQHRFDAASQLVQRAVQENRFGRLTSAVASLAWWRTQGYYDSGDWRGTWALDGGGALMNQGIHTIDLLVWMLGDPVEVYAQTACLAHERIEVEDTAAATIRFANGALAVVHGTTAAYPGMTARLQIHGNRGSAVIDGDRLEYFHAASGDADSGAYGAGASANQAGDVLGEQEGGATAGADPAALSGAHSDQYRDFVAAVSQGRAPLVTVAEAAKTLAVVGAIYESARTGRPTPVQFDALREGIDHTPA, from the coding sequence ATGCGATTCGCAATCATCGGTGCCGGCGTGATCGGCCGCACTCATGCCGCAGCGATCAACGAACTCGGTCCAGAGGCCGAACTGACCCTCGTCGTCGACGAAATGCCCGCGCGGGCAATGGAGGTGGCCGAGGCCCATGGCGCCGAATACGGCACCTCGTCGGCTCAGGCCCTCGACCGGGATGACATCGACGCCGTAGCCATCTGCACTCCAAGCGGCCAGCACGCCGCCCTCGCTGTTGCCGCGCTGGAAGCGGGCAAGCACATCGTGGTGGAAAAGCCCCTCGATGTGACCCTTGAGGCCGCACTCCGTGTCGTGGACGCTGAGCGCCGCAGCGGCCGTACTGCGACAGTGATCAGTCAGCACCGCTTCGATGCCGCCAGCCAACTGGTGCAACGGGCCGTCCAGGAGAACCGGTTCGGACGTCTGACCTCCGCCGTTGCCAGCCTCGCCTGGTGGCGCACCCAGGGCTACTACGACTCCGGTGACTGGCGCGGCACGTGGGCCCTGGACGGCGGAGGCGCGCTGATGAATCAGGGCATCCACACCATCGACCTGCTGGTATGGATGCTCGGCGATCCGGTCGAGGTGTACGCCCAGACTGCCTGCCTGGCACACGAGCGCATCGAGGTGGAGGACACCGCCGCGGCTACGATCCGCTTCGCCAACGGTGCGCTCGCCGTCGTGCACGGCACGACAGCGGCCTACCCGGGCATGACCGCACGGCTGCAGATCCATGGGAATCGCGGCTCCGCAGTGATTGACGGTGACCGGCTGGAGTACTTCCATGCCGCATCCGGGGACGCGGACTCCGGGGCTTACGGCGCTGGTGCTTCCGCGAACCAGGCAGGGGACGTGCTGGGTGAGCAGGAGGGCGGTGCGACGGCGGGCGCGGACCCGGCGGCGCTGTCGGGTGCCCACAGCGACCAGTACCGCGACTTCGTCGCCGCTGTCAGCCAGGGCCGAGCCCCCCTCGTCACCGTCGCCGAGGCCGCAAAAACCCTTGCAGTGGTGGGAGCGATCTACGAGTCCGCACGCACCGGGCGCCCGACACCGGTGCAGTTCGACGCCTTGCGAGAGGGCATCGATCACACACCCGCCTGA